One Pseudomonas sp. MH9.2 DNA segment encodes these proteins:
- a CDS encoding heavy-metal-associated domain-containing protein produces MKTVELQVQGMSCGSCVKHVSESLRSLEGVSDVAVDLPSGRVKVSGGSDSHALLAALQDAGYPAQLAAVESVASKEISGCGGNGGGCCCR; encoded by the coding sequence ATGAAAACCGTTGAACTGCAAGTCCAGGGCATGAGCTGTGGCTCATGCGTCAAACATGTCTCCGAATCACTACGCTCACTTGAAGGCGTCAGTGACGTGGCAGTGGATCTACCATCCGGACGGGTGAAGGTCAGCGGCGGTTCGGACAGCCATGCGCTGCTTGCAGCCCTGCAGGACGCGGGCTACCCGGCACAACTGGCGGCAGTGGAAAGTGTAGCCAGTAAAGAGATCTCAGGTTGTGGCGGGAACGGCGGTGGTTGCTGCTGCCGGTAA
- a CDS encoding chromate transporter, with the protein MHAFDWVSLLLHFVSLSLLTVGNPMSPAPEMHRYLVDQQHWLSDLQFSSSMAIAQALPGPNVLFVALLGWNVGLNSVGGIGAGWPALIPACFGLVLSLLGFLLPALIVSYLCSGWIARNSKLLAVRSFKTGMAPFVIATLLATGWLLIVGLGDPAREWGYSLLAAVAALLVWRTKVHLLWLIAAGAVLGGFGWI; encoded by the coding sequence ATGCATGCCTTCGATTGGGTCTCGTTATTACTGCATTTTGTTTCGCTTTCATTGCTTACAGTGGGTAACCCGATGAGCCCGGCGCCCGAGATGCACCGCTATTTAGTCGATCAACAGCATTGGCTTAGCGACTTGCAATTTTCCTCTTCCATGGCCATCGCTCAAGCCCTGCCAGGCCCCAACGTTCTATTTGTGGCGTTGCTCGGTTGGAACGTTGGCCTTAACTCCGTGGGTGGGATCGGCGCTGGATGGCCGGCACTGATTCCGGCCTGTTTCGGTCTGGTGCTTAGCCTGCTGGGCTTTTTGCTCCCCGCTTTGATCGTTAGCTATCTCTGCTCTGGTTGGATCGCTCGCAACAGCAAGTTGTTGGCAGTTCGATCCTTCAAGACTGGAATGGCTCCCTTTGTGATTGCAACGCTCTTGGCGACTGGCTGGTTACTCATCGTCGGGCTCGGCGATCCGGCTAGGGAATGGGGCTATAGCTTGCTGGCTGCGGTCGCTGCTTTGCTTGTCTGGCGAACCAAGGTCCACTTGCTCTGGCTGATTGCGGCGGGAGCCGTGCTGGGGGGCTTTGGATGGATCTAA
- a CDS encoding AI-2E family transporter — MGPTLNSEKAFSRSLLDVLIRAGLIAVLVMFCFRIFSPFIDLMLWSVIMAITLYPLQGRLIGIMGHSEGRAATLIVLVSISILMVPIYLLGTSIADSVASVVTLVKSGSFHISPPADSIADWPLVGKPLHGLWLQAATDLPGLTQKFIPQIKNVSLTLLSKLAGVGMGFLIFFCALIIAGIVMAYGEGGSRSAVQIASRISGPIKGPQITELCTATIRAVALGVVGIAFIQMLLIGVGFVLMGIPGAGLLALAVLLIGIMQLPATLVTLPVIVYVFVTQGATTATIVFAIYIFVAGLVDNVLKPLLLGRGVNVPMPVVLIGALGGMVASGIIGLFIGPVMLAVGYQLFWQWVRDQPQGGGPDDQNQP; from the coding sequence ATGGGGCCCACGCTCAACTCCGAGAAGGCGTTTTCCCGTAGTCTGCTCGATGTACTGATTCGTGCCGGGCTGATTGCCGTACTGGTGATGTTCTGTTTCCGGATATTCAGTCCGTTCATCGATCTGATGCTTTGGTCGGTGATCATGGCGATCACTCTCTACCCGCTGCAGGGCAGGCTCATCGGTATTATGGGGCACAGCGAGGGGCGTGCCGCGACGCTGATCGTGCTGGTCTCCATCAGTATCCTCATGGTGCCGATTTACCTGTTGGGCACCTCGATTGCTGACTCGGTGGCGAGTGTCGTCACCTTGGTCAAAAGCGGCAGTTTTCATATTTCTCCACCGGCCGACTCGATAGCCGATTGGCCGCTGGTGGGCAAGCCGCTGCATGGTCTCTGGCTGCAAGCGGCCACCGACCTGCCCGGTTTGACGCAGAAATTCATACCGCAAATCAAAAACGTCAGCCTCACCCTGTTGAGTAAGCTCGCAGGCGTCGGCATGGGCTTCCTCATATTCTTCTGCGCCCTGATCATCGCCGGTATCGTCATGGCGTATGGCGAGGGGGGGAGCCGCAGTGCGGTGCAGATCGCTTCGCGCATCTCCGGTCCCATCAAGGGGCCGCAAATCACCGAGCTGTGCACCGCCACCATTCGTGCGGTGGCGTTGGGGGTGGTGGGTATCGCCTTCATCCAGATGCTGCTGATCGGCGTCGGCTTTGTGCTCATGGGCATTCCCGGTGCGGGTCTGCTCGCCTTGGCGGTGCTGCTGATAGGCATCATGCAGTTACCGGCCACCTTGGTGACCCTCCCGGTGATCGTCTACGTTTTCGTCACTCAGGGTGCCACCACGGCGACCATTGTGTTCGCCATCTATATCTTCGTTGCCGGCCTGGTCGATAACGTACTCAAACCACTGCTGCTGGGGCGTGGCGTCAACGTACCGATGCCGGTGGTGCTGATCGGCGCCTTGGGCGGTATGGTCGCCAGCGGCATCATAGGCCTGTTCATCGGCCCGGTAATGCTAGCGGTCGGCTATCAGTTGTTCTGGCAATGGGTGAGGGACCAGCCGCAAGGCGGCGGGCCGGACGATCAGAACCAGCCTTGA
- a CDS encoding acyl-CoA dehydrogenase C-terminal domain-containing protein, translated as MPEFNAPLRDMRFVLQEVFDAPALWARLPALAEIVDAATADAILEEAAKVTGQLIAPLNRSGDEEGAQWLEGQVSTPNGFKEAYATYIEGGWVGLSGNSDFGGMGMPKMLAVQFEEMLYGANSSFALYSALSSGACLAIDAHASEDLKNLYLPPMYEGRWAGSMCLTEAHAGTDLGIIRTRAEPQTDGSFNITGSKIFITGGDQDLTENIIHLVLAKLPDAPAGPRGISLFVVPKVLVNADGSLGQPNAVSCGSIEHKMGIKASATCVMNFDGASGWLVGEANKGLAAMFTMMNYERLSIGIQGIGCAEASYQSAVAYARERIQSRAPSGAVAKDKIADPIIVHPDVRRMLLSMKAMTEGGRAFASYVGQQLDLAKFSEDAQERSDAQNLVALLTPVAKAFFTDSGLDSCVLGQQVFGGHGYIREWGQEQLVRDVRIAQIYEGTNGIQALDLLGRKVVANGGVALRQFTHEIRVFADQPDTKYSVPLLDAVERLENLSDWLQEQAKTNPNEVGAASVEYLHLFGYVAYAYLWARMAQVAESTRGEDEAFYGAKIATAQFYFSRLLPRTLSLEQSIRAGSASLYGLDAEQF; from the coding sequence ATGCCTGAATTCAACGCCCCATTGCGCGACATGCGCTTTGTTCTGCAAGAAGTGTTCGACGCTCCAGCCCTGTGGGCACGCCTGCCAGCCTTGGCCGAAATCGTCGACGCCGCCACTGCGGATGCCATTCTCGAAGAAGCTGCAAAGGTCACCGGGCAACTGATCGCCCCGCTCAACCGTAGCGGCGACGAGGAAGGCGCGCAGTGGCTCGAGGGTCAGGTCAGCACGCCGAACGGTTTCAAAGAGGCCTACGCCACCTACATCGAGGGTGGCTGGGTAGGCCTTTCCGGTAATTCTGACTTCGGCGGCATGGGCATGCCGAAGATGCTCGCCGTACAGTTCGAAGAAATGCTCTATGGCGCCAACTCCAGCTTCGCTTTGTATTCGGCCCTGAGCTCGGGCGCTTGCCTGGCCATTGATGCCCACGCCAGCGAAGATCTGAAAAACCTGTACCTGCCTCCGATGTATGAAGGCCGCTGGGCCGGTTCGATGTGCCTGACCGAGGCCCATGCGGGCACCGACCTGGGCATCATCCGCACCCGCGCCGAACCTCAGACCGACGGCAGCTTTAACATCACCGGCAGCAAAATCTTCATCACCGGCGGCGATCAGGACCTGACCGAAAACATCATCCACCTGGTGCTGGCCAAGTTACCGGACGCGCCAGCAGGGCCAAGAGGCATCTCGCTGTTTGTAGTACCCAAGGTGCTGGTCAACGCCGACGGTTCGCTCGGCCAGCCCAACGCGGTCAGTTGTGGTTCGATCGAGCACAAGATGGGCATCAAGGCCTCGGCCACCTGCGTGATGAACTTCGACGGCGCCAGTGGCTGGCTGGTCGGCGAGGCCAACAAAGGGCTCGCGGCAATGTTCACCATGATGAACTACGAACGCCTGTCCATCGGCATCCAGGGCATCGGTTGTGCTGAGGCGTCTTACCAGAGCGCCGTCGCTTATGCCCGCGAACGCATTCAGAGCCGTGCGCCGAGCGGGGCGGTGGCAAAAGATAAAATAGCCGACCCGATCATCGTCCACCCCGACGTACGCCGCATGCTGCTCAGCATGAAAGCCATGACCGAAGGTGGCCGCGCCTTCGCCAGCTATGTCGGACAACAACTGGACCTGGCTAAATTTTCCGAAGACGCCCAGGAGCGGAGCGACGCGCAAAACCTGGTCGCCCTGCTCACTCCCGTCGCCAAAGCATTCTTCACCGACAGCGGTCTGGACAGTTGCGTACTGGGCCAGCAAGTGTTCGGCGGCCACGGCTATATTCGCGAGTGGGGTCAGGAACAACTGGTGCGTGATGTGCGTATCGCGCAGATCTACGAAGGCACCAATGGCATTCAGGCACTGGACCTGCTCGGGCGCAAAGTAGTCGCCAACGGCGGCGTCGCCCTGCGTCAGTTCACTCATGAAATTCGTGTGTTCGCCGACCAGCCCGACACCAAGTATTCCGTGCCATTGCTCGACGCCGTCGAGCGTCTGGAAAACCTCAGCGACTGGCTGCAAGAACAGGCAAAGACCAACCCCAACGAAGTCGGCGCAGCGTCGGTCGAGTATCTGCACCTGTTCGGTTACGTCGCGTATGCCTACCTCTGGGCGCGCATGGCTCAGGTCGCCGAGAGCACGCGCGGCGAAGACGAAGCGTTCTATGGCGCGAAAATCGCCACTGCCCAGTTCTACTTCAGCCGCCTGCTGCCCCGCACCTTGAGCCTTGAACAGTCCATTCGGGCAGGCAGCGCCTCGCTATACGGCCTGGATGCCGAACAGTTCTAA
- a CDS encoding chromate transporter, whose product MDLFLTFSALTLQGFGGVMPVAQRVLVDKKEWMTREQFVEEFAVAQILPGPNVMNLALAFGRRHFGLGGAVAALAGLLAAPLILILIVASQYAHVIDLAFVQGAFRGVSAVAAGLIVGTSLNLFSALRLNPMGWTASILLVIVGFVALALMRWPLYWVLLGVGGAGILYSYFRHFRVRSERHASEDPSE is encoded by the coding sequence ATGGACCTTTTCCTGACGTTCTCTGCGCTGACCCTCCAAGGGTTTGGTGGAGTGATGCCTGTGGCTCAACGGGTATTGGTTGATAAAAAAGAATGGATGACACGCGAGCAATTTGTCGAAGAATTTGCGGTCGCGCAAATCCTGCCGGGTCCCAACGTGATGAATCTTGCCTTGGCGTTCGGACGGCGGCACTTCGGCTTGGGCGGAGCCGTCGCGGCACTGGCTGGGCTGTTGGCGGCCCCTTTGATTCTGATTCTTATCGTGGCATCCCAGTATGCCCACGTGATTGATCTGGCCTTCGTTCAAGGCGCTTTCCGAGGCGTAAGTGCTGTAGCGGCCGGTCTGATAGTGGGAACCAGCTTGAATTTGTTCTCGGCTCTGCGGCTTAACCCAATGGGTTGGACGGCGTCGATCCTGTTGGTGATCGTCGGGTTTGTGGCGCTTGCACTTATGCGATGGCCGCTGTATTGGGTCCTGCTGGGGGTTGGGGGCGCTGGCATTCTTTATTCGTATTTTCGGCACTTCAGAGTCCGCAGCGAGCGTCATGCCTCTGAGGACCCATCGGAATGA
- a CDS encoding DUF411 domain-containing protein: MNTKLRIAVLTALFMAGAAQAAEVIDVYRDPNCGCCEEWIKYLEANGFSVRDHVEPNMSEVKQRLGVAPRLASCHTAMIDGKFVEGHVPVAQILDLKNHPDLVGIAVPGMVSGSPGMEYGSTKQPYQVIGLTDTGNDRVIADYPGN; the protein is encoded by the coding sequence ATGAATACCAAACTTCGTATTGCTGTTCTTACTGCACTCTTCATGGCAGGCGCAGCACAAGCCGCTGAAGTCATCGACGTTTACCGCGACCCTAACTGTGGCTGCTGCGAGGAGTGGATCAAGTACCTTGAAGCCAATGGCTTTAGCGTGCGCGACCATGTCGAACCCAACATGAGCGAAGTCAAACAGCGCCTCGGCGTGGCTCCGCGCCTGGCCTCCTGTCACACCGCGATGATTGACGGAAAATTCGTCGAAGGGCATGTGCCAGTGGCACAGATCCTTGATCTGAAGAATCACCCCGACCTCGTTGGAATCGCGGTGCCCGGTATGGTATCGGGTTCGCCCGGTATGGAGTATGGCTCGACCAAACAGCCGTATCAGGTGATAGGTCTGACCGATACCGGTAATGATCGGGTAATCGCGGATTACCCAGGCAATTGA
- a CDS encoding acetyl-CoA C-acetyltransferase: protein MREVVIVAATRTAVGTFQGSLSRIPAPELGAAVIRRLLADTGLPGQDVDEVILGQVLTAGAGQNPARQATLKAGLPHTVPAMTLNKVCGSGLKAVQLAYQAIACGDAEIIIAGGQENMSMAGYVLPDARTGLRMNHASLVDSIIQDGLWDAFNDYHMGITAENLAEQYGISREEQDAFAATSQQRACAAINAGRFQEEITAIDIPQRNGESVRFEQDEQPRPSTSAQTLTKLRPAFKPGGTVTAGNSSSLNDGAAAVMLMSADKASELGLPILARIVTAASAGVDPAIMGIGPVFATGKALKKAGWTLADVDLIEANEAFAAQALAVGRELHWNSDKVNVNGGAIALGHPIGGSGCRILVTLLHEMVKRDAKKGLATLCIGGGQGIALLIER from the coding sequence ATGCGTGAAGTTGTCATTGTCGCCGCCACCCGTACTGCGGTTGGCACATTCCAGGGCTCGTTGAGCCGCATCCCCGCACCGGAACTCGGGGCTGCGGTGATCCGCCGTCTGCTGGCTGACACCGGCCTACCAGGGCAAGACGTGGATGAAGTGATTCTCGGGCAAGTACTGACCGCAGGCGCCGGGCAAAATCCGGCACGCCAAGCCACGCTAAAAGCCGGACTGCCACATACCGTCCCGGCAATGACCCTGAACAAAGTCTGCGGCTCCGGCCTCAAGGCGGTTCAACTGGCCTACCAGGCCATTGCCTGTGGCGATGCAGAGATCATCATCGCCGGTGGCCAGGAAAACATGAGCATGGCCGGCTACGTGCTGCCAGACGCCCGTACCGGGCTGCGCATGAACCACGCGTCACTGGTCGACAGCATCATCCAGGACGGGTTGTGGGATGCCTTCAACGATTATCACATGGGGATCACCGCCGAGAACCTGGCCGAGCAATACGGCATCAGCCGCGAAGAGCAAGACGCCTTCGCTGCGACCTCGCAACAGCGGGCCTGTGCTGCCATCAACGCAGGGCGCTTCCAGGAAGAAATCACCGCCATCGACATCCCCCAACGCAACGGTGAAAGCGTGCGATTCGAACAGGATGAGCAACCCCGTCCTAGCACCTCCGCGCAAACCCTGACCAAACTGCGACCGGCCTTCAAGCCCGGCGGCACCGTCACGGCGGGTAACTCGTCGTCACTCAACGATGGCGCCGCAGCCGTCATGCTGATGAGCGCAGACAAAGCCTCCGAGCTGGGCTTGCCGATACTCGCGCGAATCGTCACCGCCGCCAGCGCAGGCGTCGATCCGGCGATCATGGGCATCGGCCCCGTGTTCGCTACCGGCAAAGCGTTAAAGAAAGCTGGCTGGACGCTGGCGGATGTCGACCTCATCGAAGCCAACGAAGCCTTTGCGGCCCAAGCCCTGGCCGTAGGACGCGAACTTCACTGGAACAGTGACAAGGTCAACGTCAACGGCGGCGCCATCGCCTTGGGCCACCCTATTGGCGGATCAGGCTGTCGGATACTCGTCACCCTGCTGCATGAAATGGTCAAACGTGACGCCAAAAAAGGCCTCGCCACCCTCTGCATCGGCGGAGGCCAAGGCATCGCGTTGCTCATTGAACGCTAG
- a CDS encoding copper resistance protein B produces the protein MQLPFAYAQAEPMQGMDGGQMQGMEPSPPQKSRTPIPVLTDADRAAVFESHAGHQMPDRSINSFFLIDQLEWQDADKGSALRWEANGWIGTDTDRLLLRSEGERTNGVTKSAEVQALWGHAISPWWDVVSGVRQDFKPGAPQTWAALGLQGMAFYDLETQATAYLGEGGQSALRLKGDYDILLTNRLILQPTAEINLYGKNDPQRGTGSGLSDTDIGLRLRYEVRREFAPYIGVTWNRSYGKTADYAREEGEDRSETRLVLGVRMWF, from the coding sequence ATGCAGCTGCCTTTTGCCTATGCGCAAGCTGAGCCTATGCAAGGTATGGATGGCGGCCAGATGCAGGGCATGGAACCGAGTCCCCCCCAGAAAAGCCGAACGCCGATCCCGGTGCTCACAGACGCTGATCGCGCCGCTGTTTTTGAAAGTCACGCGGGACACCAAATGCCCGACCGCTCGATCAACTCGTTTTTCTTGATCGATCAACTCGAATGGCAAGACGCCGATAAGGGAAGTGCACTGAGATGGGAGGCGAACGGCTGGATTGGCACCGACACCGACCGCCTCTTACTTCGCTCGGAGGGCGAGCGGACCAATGGCGTCACTAAAAGCGCCGAAGTCCAGGCCCTGTGGGGACACGCCATAAGTCCTTGGTGGGACGTGGTAAGCGGCGTGCGGCAAGACTTCAAGCCCGGTGCGCCCCAGACTTGGGCCGCGCTGGGACTGCAGGGCATGGCGTTCTATGACTTGGAAACGCAAGCGACTGCCTACCTCGGCGAGGGGGGCCAAAGTGCACTCAGGCTCAAGGGTGACTACGATATTTTGCTGACCAATCGTTTAATTCTTCAGCCCACCGCCGAAATAAATCTCTACGGAAAAAATGACCCACAAAGAGGTACAGGATCGGGCCTGTCGGATACCGATATCGGCCTGAGGCTTCGTTATGAAGTTCGCCGCGAGTTTGCGCCGTACATCGGCGTGACCTGGAACCGTTCCTACGGGAAGACAGCTGATTACGCCCGAGAAGAAGGCGAAGACCGTAGCGAGACACGTTTAGTACTAGGCGTGCGTATGTGGTTTTAA
- a CDS encoding lipid-binding SYLF domain-containing protein, which translates to MTTSVRFFLSIILLTVSLASATFLNSASAATAEDLDKSSRQALQALYKTNPSAETISRSAKAVLVFPNIVKAGLVFGGSYGEGELLRGSKVEGYYNSVTGSWGLQAGAQSYGYVLFLMTEKAVKYVRETKGWEIGVGPTVVLVDEGLAKNLSSSTLKDDAYAFVFDQQGLMAGVSIEGTKISLIKR; encoded by the coding sequence ATGACAACGTCAGTCCGGTTCTTTCTCTCGATTATCCTGCTTACCGTATCGCTGGCATCGGCGACCTTCCTGAATAGCGCAAGTGCTGCTACTGCCGAGGACCTGGATAAAAGCTCCCGGCAGGCCTTACAAGCACTCTACAAAACTAATCCATCTGCCGAGACCATTTCGCGCAGTGCCAAGGCTGTGCTCGTATTCCCTAATATTGTCAAAGCGGGCCTTGTGTTTGGAGGCAGTTATGGTGAAGGCGAGTTGTTGAGAGGCTCGAAAGTGGAGGGCTATTACAACTCCGTGACCGGGTCATGGGGGCTACAAGCAGGCGCGCAGTCATACGGCTATGTGCTGTTCTTGATGACCGAAAAAGCGGTGAAGTATGTGCGCGAAACCAAGGGCTGGGAAATTGGCGTAGGGCCAACCGTTGTCCTCGTTGATGAAGGGCTCGCAAAAAATCTGTCGAGCTCGACGCTGAAGGATGATGCGTATGCGTTTGTGTTCGATCAGCAAGGGTTGATGGCGGGCGTCAGCATTGAAGGAACCAAAATCTCTCTGATCAAACGCTAA
- a CDS encoding carboxypeptidase regulatory-like domain-containing protein encodes MTSVRGLTPSRVVLAVLLSFSPVVLQAANEVPIDMSAVQLEPKEQNGITYLSGGVGQDESQAIQQVKGYNLHITFSIGPDNKYLSGVDVVIQTAKGRSIVSLSQVGPIVYVKLPADNYLIIASQNGHEKRSTVVLEGSSTGTVNLHWSD; translated from the coding sequence GTGACTTCCGTCCGTGGGTTAACGCCTTCAAGAGTTGTCCTTGCCGTGCTGTTGAGTTTCTCTCCTGTGGTACTGCAGGCCGCCAACGAAGTACCGATTGATATGTCGGCTGTGCAGTTGGAGCCGAAGGAGCAAAACGGCATCACCTATCTGTCTGGTGGCGTTGGCCAGGACGAGTCGCAGGCCATCCAGCAGGTCAAGGGTTACAACCTGCACATCACCTTCTCCATCGGGCCGGACAATAAGTACCTCAGTGGCGTTGATGTTGTGATTCAGACTGCCAAAGGCCGCTCTATAGTGTCGTTGAGTCAGGTGGGTCCCATCGTTTACGTTAAGTTGCCAGCAGATAACTATCTCATCATCGCCAGCCAGAATGGCCATGAGAAACGAAGTACCGTCGTGCTGGAAGGTTCGTCGACCGGTACGGTGAATCTTCACTGGAGTGATTAG
- a CDS encoding copper resistance system multicopper oxidase has protein sequence MHSRTSRRTFVKALAAGGILAGFGLWRSPVWAITSPGQPNVLAGTDFDLSVGEMGVNFTGTPRTAMTINGSLPGPLLRWREGDTVTLRVRNRLKENTSIHWHGIILPVNMDGVPGLSFHGIEPGGLYVYSFKVKQNGTYWYHSHSGFQEQVGVYGPIVIDAKDPEPFSYDRDYVVMLSDWTDEDPERVMKKLKKQSDYYNQHKRTVGDFIDDVSKNGWSATVADRKMWAQMNMSPTDLADVSGATYTYLLNGQAPDSNWTGLFRPGERLRLRFINGSAMSYFDVRIPGLKMTVVAADGQHVKPVSVDEFRIAVAETFDVIVEPTENAHTLFAQSMDRTGFARGTLAVHEGSSAPVPPLDPRPLVTMSDIGMGDMGGMDHGDMKGAGQDSMQGMEGMDHSQMAAGSDDSMQGMTGMDGSSIQGMSGMGTMEPHPASEANNPLVDMQTMSPTPKLNDPGMGLRNNGRRVLTYADLKSTFQDPDGREPSRTITLHLTGHMEKFSWSFDGIKFEDAEPLRLKYGERVRVVLVNDTMMMHPIHLHGMWSDLEDENGEFMVRKHTIDMPPGTKRSYRVTADALGRWAYHCHLMYHMEMGMFREVRVQE, from the coding sequence ATGCATTCCAGAACATCAAGACGTACCTTCGTGAAAGCCTTGGCTGCGGGCGGGATACTCGCAGGCTTTGGGCTGTGGCGCAGTCCGGTGTGGGCGATTACCAGCCCGGGCCAACCGAATGTGCTTGCCGGCACTGATTTCGATCTTTCTGTCGGTGAGATGGGCGTGAATTTCACAGGTACTCCACGCACCGCCATGACCATCAACGGCAGCCTCCCTGGGCCGCTGCTGCGCTGGCGCGAAGGCGACACGGTGACCCTGCGGGTCAGAAACCGGCTCAAGGAAAACACCTCGATCCATTGGCACGGGATTATTCTGCCGGTGAATATGGACGGTGTTCCGGGCCTGAGCTTCCACGGAATCGAGCCAGGTGGCCTGTACGTGTACTCGTTCAAGGTCAAACAGAACGGCACGTACTGGTACCACAGTCACTCCGGTTTTCAGGAGCAGGTCGGTGTCTATGGGCCAATCGTCATTGATGCAAAAGACCCCGAACCCTTCAGCTACGACCGCGACTATGTGGTGATGCTGTCCGACTGGACGGATGAAGACCCCGAGCGGGTCATGAAAAAGCTCAAGAAACAATCCGACTACTACAACCAACACAAGCGTACCGTCGGCGACTTCATTGACGATGTCAGCAAGAACGGCTGGTCCGCCACCGTCGCAGATCGAAAAATGTGGGCGCAAATGAATATGAGCCCCACGGACCTTGCCGACGTCAGCGGCGCCACCTACACCTACCTGCTCAACGGACAGGCTCCGGACAGCAACTGGACTGGCCTTTTCCGGCCTGGCGAACGGCTAAGGTTAAGGTTCATCAATGGCTCGGCAATGAGCTACTTCGACGTGCGCATTCCCGGCCTGAAGATGACCGTCGTCGCGGCAGACGGGCAGCACGTGAAGCCGGTCAGCGTTGATGAGTTCCGCATCGCCGTGGCCGAAACTTTCGATGTGATCGTAGAACCCACCGAAAACGCGCACACCCTGTTTGCCCAGTCGATGGACCGCACAGGTTTCGCAAGAGGAACATTGGCGGTACATGAAGGGTCTTCAGCCCCTGTACCGCCGCTGGACCCACGCCCGCTGGTCACGATGAGCGACATCGGCATGGGTGATATGGGCGGCATGGACCATGGCGACATGAAGGGCGCTGGCCAGGATTCGATGCAAGGCATGGAGGGCATGGACCACAGCCAGATGGCGGCAGGTAGTGACGACTCCATGCAGGGAATGACGGGCATGGATGGCAGTTCGATCCAGGGCATGAGCGGCATGGGCACCATGGAACCCCACCCAGCCTCCGAAGCTAATAATCCACTGGTCGACATGCAGACGATGAGCCCCACGCCGAAACTCAACGATCCCGGCATGGGCCTGAGAAACAACGGCCGCCGGGTACTGACCTACGCAGATCTGAAGAGCACGTTTCAGGACCCGGATGGCAGGGAGCCAAGCCGGACGATCACCTTGCACCTGACCGGGCACATGGAAAAATTCTCATGGTCCTTCGACGGCATCAAGTTCGAGGATGCCGAGCCGCTTCGTCTCAAGTACGGAGAGCGCGTCAGAGTTGTCCTGGTAAACGACACCATGATGATGCACCCCATTCACCTGCATGGGATGTGGAGTGACCTGGAGGATGAAAACGGTGAGTTCATGGTTCGCAAACACACGATCGACATGCCGCCGGGAACAAAACGCAGCTATCGCGTGACCGCAGATGCCTTGGGACGATGGGCCTATCACTGCCATCTGATGTACCACATGGAAATGGGCATGTTCCGCGAAGTCCGCGTGCAAGAGTAG